Proteins encoded in a region of the Vitis riparia cultivar Riparia Gloire de Montpellier isolate 1030 chromosome 7, EGFV_Vit.rip_1.0, whole genome shotgun sequence genome:
- the LOC117917604 gene encoding uncharacterized protein LOC117917604 codes for MAAKEQEKEAEEFVYRISTAQEWEELQKAGACYGGQLDKSTGCIHLSNLHQVQSTLENFFLKTQAELYLLQVDSKKLGDGLIYERVDECNVFPHFYGPSRSFIPLPLDAVTKAEKITLSDGKFSCSLLN; via the exons ATGGCTGCAAAGGAGCAGGAGAAAGAAGCTGAAGAATTTGTGTACAGAATCAGTACAGCCCAGGAGTGGGAGGAGTTGCAGAAGGCTGGAGCCTGTTATGGTGGCCAACTTGACAAGTCCACTGGCTGTATTCATCTCAGCAATCTTCATCAG GTACAGTCGACTTTAGAGAATTTTTTCCTGAAGACTCAGGCTGAGTTATACTTACTCCAAGTTGACTCCAAAAAG CTTGGTGATGGATTGATCTATGAACGTGTGGATGAGTGCAATGTCTTTCCTCATTTCTATGGGCCATCCCGGAGTTTCATCCCACTCCCTCTGGATGCAGTTACAAAAGCAGAGAAGATTACTTTATCAGATGGCAAATTCAGTTGCAGTTTGCTAAATTAA